A genomic segment from Gracilinanus agilis isolate LMUSP501 chromosome 1, AgileGrace, whole genome shotgun sequence encodes:
- the GADD45G gene encoding growth arrest and DNA damage-inducible protein GADD45 gamma — translation MTLEEIHSQETVTESTNSDPDNVTFCILAADEEDEGDIALQIHFTLIQAFCCENDIDIVRVNKIQKLAEIIGANKDSGEPQDLHCILITNPNENSWKDPALEKLSLFCEESRNVNDWVPTITLPE, via the exons atgactctggaagaaatcCACAGCCAGGAGACGGTTACCGAAAGCACCAATAG CGATCCAGATAATGTGACTTTTTGTATCCTGGCTgcagatgaggaagatgaaggTGACATTGCTCTGCAAATTCACTTCACTCTCATCCAGGCTTTCTGTTGTGAAAACGATATCGACATTGTTCGAGTCAACAAGATCCAGAAGCTGGCAGAGATTATAGGTGCTAATAAGGATTCTGGGGAGCCCCAAGACCTACACTGCATCTTAATAACA AATCCCAATGAGAATTCCTGGAAAGATCCAGCTTTGGAAAAACTAAGCTTGTTCTGTGAAGAGAGCCGAAATGTAAATGACTGGGTACCCACTATCACACTGCCTGAATGA